One region of Streptomyces davaonensis JCM 4913 genomic DNA includes:
- the ftsH gene encoding ATP-dependent zinc metalloprotease FtsH, with protein sequence MDVKRYFRGPVMWIVLAVLAVVVLMQVVGSSGGYKTVDTGQVVQAINDNKVESAKLTTGDEQTIKVQLKGDEKIEGSSKIQASYIGDQGVTIANTLQTKFQDDQIPDGYTVSPTKQNAFVSILLSLLPFVLIVVVFLFLMNQMQGGGSRVMNFGKSKAKLITKDTPKTTFADVAGSDEAVEELHEIKEFLQEPAKFQAVGAKIPKGVLLYGPPGTGKTLLARAVAGEAGVPFYSISGSDFVEMFVGVGASRVRDLFEQAKANAPAIVFVDEIDAVGRHRGAGLGGGHDEREQTLNQLLVEMDGFDVKGGVILIAATNRPDILDPALLRPGRFDRQIAVDRPDMQGRLEILKVHQKGKPVAPDVDLSAVARRTPGFTGADLSNVLNEAALLTARSDKKLIDNQMLDEAIDRVVAGPQKRTRIMSDKEKKITAYHEGGHALVAAASPNSDPVHKITILSRGRALGYTMVLPDEDKYSTTRNEMLDQLAYMLGGRAAEELVFHDPTTGAANDIEKATATARAMVTQYGMTERLGAIKFGGDNTEPFLGREMAHQRDYSEEVAALVDEEVKKLIETAHNEAWEILVENRDVLDNLVLALLERETLGKEEIAEVFAPIVKRPPRPAWTGSSRRTPSTRPPVLSPKELALTNGANGATPAISTAKSTVTEPVPEPAPEERPES encoded by the coding sequence ATGGACGTGAAGCGATACTTCCGTGGGCCGGTCATGTGGATCGTGCTGGCCGTCCTTGCCGTGGTCGTGTTGATGCAGGTCGTCGGCTCGTCCGGCGGCTACAAGACGGTGGACACCGGCCAGGTCGTCCAGGCGATCAATGACAACAAGGTCGAGTCGGCAAAGCTGACCACCGGTGACGAGCAGACCATCAAGGTCCAGCTCAAGGGCGACGAAAAGATCGAGGGCAGCTCGAAGATCCAGGCGAGCTACATCGGCGACCAGGGTGTGACCATCGCCAACACCCTTCAGACCAAGTTCCAGGACGACCAGATCCCGGACGGGTACACGGTCTCGCCGACCAAGCAGAACGCCTTCGTGAGCATCCTGCTCTCGCTGCTCCCCTTCGTTCTCATCGTCGTGGTCTTCCTGTTCCTGATGAACCAGATGCAGGGCGGCGGCTCCCGAGTCATGAACTTCGGGAAGTCCAAGGCCAAGCTCATCACCAAGGACACCCCGAAGACGACGTTCGCCGACGTCGCCGGTTCGGACGAGGCCGTCGAGGAACTCCACGAGATCAAGGAATTCCTCCAGGAGCCCGCCAAGTTCCAGGCCGTCGGCGCCAAGATTCCCAAGGGCGTACTCCTGTACGGCCCTCCCGGCACGGGCAAGACCCTGCTCGCGCGTGCCGTCGCGGGCGAGGCCGGCGTGCCGTTCTACTCGATCTCCGGTTCCGACTTCGTCGAGATGTTCGTCGGTGTCGGTGCCTCCCGAGTCCGTGACCTGTTCGAGCAGGCCAAGGCGAACGCCCCGGCGATCGTCTTCGTCGACGAGATCGACGCGGTCGGCCGCCACCGCGGCGCCGGCCTCGGCGGCGGTCACGACGAGCGCGAGCAGACCCTGAACCAGCTGCTCGTCGAGATGGACGGCTTCGACGTCAAGGGCGGCGTGATCCTCATCGCCGCGACGAACCGGCCCGACATCCTCGACCCGGCCCTTCTGCGCCCCGGCCGCTTCGACCGCCAGATCGCGGTCGACCGCCCGGACATGCAGGGCCGTCTGGAGATCCTCAAGGTCCACCAGAAGGGCAAGCCGGTCGCCCCGGACGTCGACCTGTCGGCGGTCGCCCGCCGCACGCCGGGCTTCACGGGCGCGGACCTGTCGAACGTGCTCAACGAGGCGGCGCTGCTGACGGCCCGCTCCGACAAGAAGCTCATCGACAACCAGATGCTCGACGAGGCCATCGACCGCGTCGTGGCGGGCCCGCAGAAGCGGACCCGGATCATGTCGGACAAGGAAAAGAAGATCACCGCGTACCACGAGGGCGGCCACGCCCTGGTCGCGGCGGCCTCCCCGAACTCCGACCCGGTCCACAAGATCACGATCCTGAGTCGCGGCCGCGCGCTGGGCTACACGATGGTGCTCCCGGACGAGGACAAGTACTCCACGACCCGCAACGAGATGCTGGACCAGCTCGCGTACATGCTGGGCGGCCGTGCGGCCGAGGAGCTCGTCTTCCACGACCCGACCACGGGCGCCGCGAACGACATCGAGAAGGCCACCGCAACGGCCCGCGCGATGGTCACGCAGTACGGCATGACCGAGCGCCTCGGTGCGATCAAGTTCGGCGGCGACAACACCGAGCCCTTCCTCGGCCGTGAGATGGCTCACCAGCGCGACTACTCGGAAGAGGTCGCCGCGCTGGTCGACGAAGAGGTCAAGAAGCTCATCGAGACGGCGCACAACGAGGCCTGGGAGATCCTGGTCGAGAACCGCGACGTCCTCGACAACCTGGTCCTCGCACTGCTGGAGCGGGAGACGCTGGGCAAGGAGGAGATCGCCGAGGTCTTCGCCCCCATCGTCAAGCGCCCGCCCCGGCCCGCCTGGACCGGCTCCTCCCGCCGTACGCCGTCCACCCGCCCGCCGGTGCTCTCCCCCAAGGAGCTGGCCCTGACGAACGGTGCCAACGGCGCGACTCCGGCGATCAGCACCGCCAAGTCGACGGTGACGGAGCCCGTTCCCGAGCCCGCTCCAGAGGAGCGCCCGGAGAGCTGA
- a CDS encoding nuclear transport factor 2 family protein: MSAPHTDVEQVEAANTAFYEAMERGDFEELTSLWLTPADLGVDETYHDPADTGVISCVHPGWPVLTGRGEVLRSYALIMANTDYIQFFLTDVHVSVTGDTALVTCTENILSGGPAPAGGDELGPLVGQLVVATNVFRRTPDGWKLWSHHASPVLAETDEEESDDSPS; this comes from the coding sequence GTGAGCGCCCCCCACACCGACGTAGAGCAGGTGGAAGCCGCGAACACCGCCTTCTACGAGGCGATGGAGCGCGGCGACTTCGAGGAGCTGACCTCCCTCTGGCTCACCCCGGCCGACCTGGGCGTCGACGAGACCTATCACGACCCGGCCGACACCGGCGTGATCTCCTGCGTGCACCCCGGCTGGCCGGTGCTGACCGGCCGCGGCGAGGTCCTCAGGTCGTACGCGCTGATCATGGCGAACACCGACTACATCCAGTTCTTCCTCACCGATGTGCATGTCTCCGTCACCGGCGACACCGCGCTCGTGACCTGTACCGAGAACATCCTCAGCGGCGGCCCCGCCCCCGCGGGCGGCGACGAGCTCGGCCCGCTCGTCGGACAGCTCGTGGTCGCCACCAACGTCTTCCGGCGCACCCCGGACGGCTGGAAACTCTGGTCCCACCACGCCTCACCGGTTCTGGCCGAAACCGACGAGGAAGAAAGCGACGACTCGCCCTCCTGA
- a CDS encoding PH domain-containing protein, with protein MTLPGVENAVREKPAVTERRLHPVTPLRRAWAPVAVVIGWAVHDPDQTQRQLTRLTTTTLLLAIAVAVPAAALYGFLTWWFTHFAVTDTELRIRTGLVFRRTAHIRLERIQAVDVSQPLLARVVGVAKLKLDVVGADKKDELAFLGAEEARALRAELLARAAGFAPETAREVGEAPARELMRTPARELALSLVLTGSTWGTLVAALVVPPVLWFATHSVWTVLATALPLLGAAGASSVGRFVAEYDWTVADSPDGLRIDRGLLDRVHETVPPGRVQTVRIVRPLLWRRRGWVRVELDVAGSSNSVLVPVAPREVAEAVIARVLPGVTVPPDSALSRPPRRARWCVPLWWRGYGLVVTDAVFAAHEGLLRRSLALVPHAKVQSVRHAQGPWKRALGVADVHVDTGANKTVTARLRDAEEASELLRAQAERSRTGRRDAPPDRWMA; from the coding sequence GTGACCCTCCCGGGCGTCGAGAACGCCGTACGCGAGAAGCCGGCCGTCACCGAGCGGCGGCTGCACCCCGTGACGCCGCTCAGGCGGGCGTGGGCGCCGGTGGCCGTGGTCATCGGGTGGGCGGTGCACGACCCCGACCAGACCCAGCGGCAGCTGACCCGGCTGACGACGACCACGCTGCTGCTCGCGATAGCCGTCGCCGTTCCGGCCGCCGCCCTGTACGGCTTTCTCACCTGGTGGTTCACGCACTTCGCGGTCACCGACACCGAACTGCGCATCCGTACCGGGCTGGTGTTCCGGCGCACCGCGCACATCCGGCTGGAGCGCATCCAGGCCGTCGACGTCAGCCAGCCGCTCCTCGCGCGCGTGGTGGGCGTCGCCAAGCTCAAACTCGATGTCGTCGGCGCCGACAAGAAGGACGAGCTCGCGTTCCTGGGCGCGGAGGAGGCGCGTGCGCTCCGCGCGGAACTCCTCGCACGCGCCGCCGGATTCGCGCCCGAGACGGCGCGTGAAGTGGGCGAAGCACCAGCGCGCGAGCTGATGCGCACGCCCGCACGCGAACTCGCGCTCTCCCTCGTGCTGACGGGCTCCACCTGGGGCACCCTGGTCGCCGCCCTCGTCGTCCCGCCGGTGCTCTGGTTCGCCACCCACAGCGTGTGGACGGTCCTCGCCACCGCCCTCCCCCTGCTCGGCGCGGCGGGCGCGAGCAGCGTGGGCCGGTTCGTCGCCGAGTACGACTGGACGGTCGCCGACTCCCCCGACGGACTGCGCATCGACCGCGGGCTGCTGGACCGCGTCCACGAGACGGTGCCGCCGGGGCGGGTGCAGACGGTGCGGATCGTGCGGCCGCTGCTGTGGCGGCGGCGCGGGTGGGTGCGCGTGGAGCTGGACGTGGCGGGGTCCTCGAACTCCGTGCTGGTTCCGGTCGCCCCGCGTGAGGTCGCCGAGGCCGTCATCGCGCGCGTGCTGCCCGGAGTGACGGTGCCCCCGGACTCGGCGCTGTCCCGGCCGCCGCGGCGTGCGCGCTGGTGCGTGCCCCTGTGGTGGCGCGGCTACGGACTGGTCGTCACCGACGCGGTGTTCGCCGCGCACGAGGGACTGCTGCGCCGCAGCCTGGCGCTCGTGCCGCACGCGAAGGTGCAGAGCGTGCGGCACGCGCAGGGGCCCTGGAAGCGCGCGCTGGGCGTCGCCGACGTGCACGTGGACACGGGGGCCAACAAGACCGTCACAGCGCGTCTGCGGGACGCTGAAGAGGCGTCGGAGCTGCTCCGGGCGCAGGCCGAACGCTCGCGGACGGGCCGGAGGGACGCGCCGCCGGACCGGTGGATGGCGTAG
- a CDS encoding DUF3180 domain-containing protein, which yields MRELRIRVLAFVFVVAGILSWAGARLWNSIGTLPSVPLAAPVVLALIAAVLLATALSIRSRLKAQRERRPGAKGVDPLMAARAVVFGQSSALVAALVAGMYGGTGVFLLEVLDIPARRDQAIYAGFSVVAGIAVIASAIFLERVCKLPEDDEHDGTGAAPVS from the coding sequence GTGAGAGAGCTGCGCATCAGGGTGCTGGCGTTCGTGTTCGTCGTCGCCGGCATCCTGTCCTGGGCGGGCGCCCGCCTCTGGAACTCGATCGGGACCCTGCCGAGCGTCCCCCTGGCCGCCCCCGTCGTCCTGGCACTGATCGCCGCGGTCCTGCTGGCCACGGCGCTGTCGATCCGCTCCCGCCTCAAGGCCCAGCGCGAGCGCCGCCCCGGCGCCAAGGGCGTCGACCCTTTGATGGCCGCCCGCGCGGTCGTCTTCGGCCAGTCCAGCGCCCTGGTCGCCGCCCTGGTCGCCGGCATGTACGGCGGCACCGGCGTCTTCCTCCTGGAAGTCCTCGACATCCCCGCCCGCCGAGACCAGGCCATCTACGCCGGCTTCTCGGTCGTCGCGGGCATCGCCGTCATAGCGTCCGCCATCTTCCTGGAACGAGTCTGCAAACTCCCGGAGGACGACGAACACGACGGCACCGGAGCAGCACCGGTTTCCTAA
- a CDS encoding PH domain-containing protein, with amino-acid sequence METGSRENAAHTGQTGAAPAVGHEPVWTGLPPGLLRMRRLLLVVWLGLLAIGLAVLLGLLAGPAWATFALLPLAVAVWGWVMLGRNWRSWRYAERADDLLISRGVLWREETVVPYGRMQLVEVTSGPVERHFGLASVQLHTAAAATDATIPGLDPAEAERLRDRLTELGEARSAGL; translated from the coding sequence ATGGAGACGGGGAGCCGGGAAAACGCGGCGCATACCGGGCAAACAGGCGCCGCGCCTGCTGTCGGGCACGAGCCGGTCTGGACCGGGCTGCCACCGGGGCTGTTGCGGATGCGGCGGCTGTTGCTGGTGGTGTGGCTGGGACTGCTGGCGATCGGCCTCGCCGTGCTCCTGGGTCTGCTCGCCGGCCCCGCATGGGCCACGTTCGCGCTGCTGCCCCTCGCAGTGGCGGTCTGGGGCTGGGTCATGCTCGGCCGCAACTGGCGCTCCTGGCGCTACGCCGAGCGCGCCGACGACCTGCTCATCAGCCGGGGCGTGCTGTGGCGCGAGGAGACGGTCGTGCCGTACGGCCGCATGCAGCTCGTGGAGGTCACGTCCGGGCCCGTCGAACGGCACTTCGGGCTGGCCAGCGTGCAGCTGCACACCGCGGCCGCCGCTACCGACGCCACCATCCCCGGCCTGGACCCGGCCGAGGCGGAACGGCTGCGCGACCGGCTCACCGAGCTCGGTGAGGCCCGATCGGCGGGCCTGTGA
- the tilS gene encoding tRNA lysidine(34) synthetase TilS — protein sequence MGPHPAVAAIRLAVRRVLHDLLTEHSDTPADTPPERPLPPLVLVACSGGADSMALASALAFEAPKLGIRAGGITVDHGLQPGSDLRAEEVVLRLRELGLDPVESTAVTVGREGGPEAAARDARYAALDAAAQRHGALAVLLGHTRDDQAETVLLGLARGSGIRSLSGMAAVSGADGRYRRPFLGLDRQTARRACMVQSLPVWDDPHNADPAYTRSRLRHEGLPALEKALGKGVVEALARTAQLSRDDADALDAWASQAETSVRDATGLLECAKLYALPPAVRRRILRRAAIEAGAPAGSLFARHIEEVDRLITGWRGQGAINLPGKVVAQRQGGRLVIRQG from the coding sequence ATGGGTCCCCATCCTGCGGTCGCGGCGATACGCCTGGCGGTCCGCCGCGTCCTCCACGACCTCCTCACCGAACACAGCGACACCCCCGCCGACACCCCGCCCGAGCGCCCGCTCCCGCCGCTCGTCCTCGTGGCGTGCTCCGGCGGCGCCGACTCCATGGCCCTCGCCTCGGCCCTTGCCTTCGAGGCCCCCAAACTCGGCATCCGCGCGGGCGGCATCACCGTCGACCACGGCCTCCAGCCCGGCTCCGATCTGCGCGCCGAGGAAGTCGTCCTGCGCCTGCGCGAACTCGGCCTGGACCCCGTCGAGTCCACCGCCGTCACCGTAGGCCGCGAAGGCGGCCCCGAGGCCGCCGCCCGGGACGCCCGCTACGCCGCCCTCGACGCCGCCGCCCAGCGCCACGGCGCCCTCGCCGTCCTGCTCGGCCACACGCGCGACGACCAGGCCGAAACCGTCCTGCTCGGCCTCGCCCGCGGCTCCGGCATCCGCTCCCTGTCCGGAATGGCCGCGGTCTCGGGGGCCGACGGCCGTTACCGGCGCCCCTTCCTCGGACTCGACCGGCAGACCGCCCGCCGCGCCTGCATGGTCCAGTCCCTCCCCGTCTGGGACGACCCCCACAACGCGGACCCCGCCTACACCCGCTCCCGCCTGCGCCACGAGGGCCTGCCCGCCCTGGAGAAGGCCCTCGGCAAGGGCGTCGTGGAGGCCCTCGCCCGTACGGCCCAACTGTCCCGCGACGATGCCGACGCCCTCGACGCCTGGGCCAGCCAGGCCGAAACCTCCGTACGCGACGCGACCGGCCTGCTGGAGTGCGCCAAGCTCTACGCCCTCCCGCCCGCCGTACGCCGCCGGATCCTGCGCCGCGCCGCCATCGAGGCCGGTGCCCCCGCGGGTTCGCTGTTCGCCCGGCACATCGAGGAAGTCGACCGTCTGATCACCGGTTGGCGCGGCCAGGGGGCCATCAATCTCCCCGGCAAAGTCGTCGCCCAGCGTCAGGGTGGCAGACTGGTGATTCGGCAAGGCTGA
- the folB gene encoding dihydroneopterin aldolase produces the protein MDRVALSGLKARGYHGVFPKEREEGQTFIVDLVLGLDTRPAAADDDLAKTVHYGIVAEEVVAVVEGEPVNLIETLAERIAQACLKHEGVEEVEVRVHKPDAPITVPFDDVTITITRSRV, from the coding sequence GTGGATCGTGTCGCGCTGAGCGGCCTGAAGGCCCGCGGGTACCACGGTGTGTTCCCCAAGGAGCGCGAGGAGGGCCAGACCTTCATCGTGGACCTCGTCCTGGGCCTGGACACCCGGCCGGCCGCCGCCGACGACGACCTGGCGAAGACCGTGCACTACGGCATCGTGGCCGAGGAGGTCGTGGCCGTCGTCGAGGGCGAGCCCGTCAACCTCATCGAAACCCTCGCCGAGCGCATCGCCCAGGCCTGTCTGAAGCACGAAGGGGTCGAGGAGGTCGAGGTCCGCGTCCACAAACCCGACGCGCCGATCACCGTCCCCTTCGACGACGTGACCATCACCATCACCCGGAGCCGAGTATGA
- the folE gene encoding GTP cyclohydrolase I FolE — MTDPVTLDGEGRIGEFDEKRAENAVRELLIAVGEDPDREGLRETPGRVARAYKEIFAGLWQQPEDVLTTTFDLGHDEMVLVKDIEVYSTCEHHLVPFRGVAHVGYIPATTGKITGLSKLARLVDVYARRPQVQERLTTQIADSLMEILEPRGVIVVVECEHMCMSMRGIRKPGAKTLTSAVRGQLRDAATRAEAMSLIMAR; from the coding sequence ATGACCGACCCCGTGACGCTGGACGGCGAGGGCCGCATCGGCGAGTTCGACGAGAAGCGCGCCGAGAACGCCGTACGCGAACTGCTGATCGCGGTCGGAGAGGACCCGGATCGCGAGGGCTTGAGGGAGACGCCGGGGCGGGTCGCTCGGGCGTACAAGGAGATATTCGCGGGGCTGTGGCAGCAGCCCGAGGACGTGCTGACCACGACGTTCGACCTCGGGCACGACGAGATGGTGCTCGTGAAGGACATCGAGGTGTACTCGACCTGTGAGCATCATCTGGTCCCGTTCCGGGGCGTGGCGCACGTCGGCTACATTCCGGCCACCACCGGCAAGATCACGGGGCTGTCCAAGCTGGCCCGGCTCGTCGATGTCTACGCCCGCCGCCCGCAGGTGCAGGAACGACTCACCACGCAGATCGCGGACTCCCTGATGGAGATCCTTGAGCCGCGCGGCGTCATCGTGGTCGTGGAGTGCGAGCACATGTGCATGTCGATGCGGGGGATCCGCAAGCCGGGGGCGAAGACTCTTACCTCGGCGGTGCGCGGTCAACTGCGCGATGCGGCGACCCGGGCCGAGGCGATGAGCCTGATCATGGCGCGCTGA
- a CDS encoding NADH-quinone oxidoreductase subunit D, whose translation MPTTETTVGIGGAAESTDMVLNIGPQHPSTHGVLRLRLVLDGERITSAEPVIGYMHRGAEKLFEARDYRQIIMLANRHDWLSAFSNELGVVLAVERMLGMEVPERAVWTRTLLAELNRVLNHLMFLGSYPLELGGITPIFYAFSEREELQHVMEEVSGGRMHYMFNRVGGLKEDLPAGWTTRARAAVADVRSRMDRFDDLVLGNEIFRGRTRGVGVLSPEAVHAYGVSGPIGRASGVDFDLRRDEPYLAYGDLQDTLKVVTRQEGDCLARFECLLEQTHNSLDLADACLDRLTELPPGPINQRLPKVLKAPEGHTYAWTENPLGINGYYLVSKGEKTPYRLKLRSASYNNIQALVELLPGTLVADMVAILGSMFFVVGDIDK comes from the coding sequence ATGCCTACGACGGAGACCACGGTCGGTATCGGCGGAGCCGCGGAGAGCACCGACATGGTGCTCAACATCGGGCCCCAGCACCCGTCCACGCACGGCGTGCTGCGCCTGCGGCTCGTCCTGGACGGTGAGCGCATCACCAGTGCCGAACCGGTGATCGGCTATATGCACCGCGGCGCGGAGAAGCTCTTCGAGGCGCGCGACTACCGCCAGATCATCATGCTCGCCAACCGCCACGACTGGCTGTCGGCCTTCTCCAACGAGCTGGGCGTCGTCCTGGCGGTGGAACGCATGCTCGGCATGGAGGTGCCCGAGCGCGCTGTGTGGACCCGCACGCTGCTCGCGGAGCTCAACCGGGTGCTCAACCACCTGATGTTCCTCGGCTCGTACCCGCTGGAGCTGGGCGGGATCACGCCGATCTTCTACGCGTTCTCGGAGCGCGAGGAACTACAGCACGTGATGGAGGAGGTCTCCGGCGGGCGCATGCACTACATGTTCAACCGGGTCGGCGGCCTCAAGGAGGACCTGCCCGCCGGCTGGACGACACGCGCGCGTGCCGCCGTCGCCGATGTGCGCTCCCGGATGGACCGGTTCGACGACCTGGTCCTCGGCAACGAGATCTTCCGCGGGCGCACGCGGGGCGTGGGCGTCCTGTCGCCGGAGGCCGTGCACGCGTACGGCGTGAGCGGGCCGATCGGGCGCGCCTCGGGCGTGGACTTCGACCTGCGCCGCGACGAGCCCTATCTCGCCTATGGCGACCTTCAGGACACCCTGAAGGTCGTGACCCGTCAGGAGGGCGACTGCCTCGCCCGGTTCGAGTGCCTGCTGGAGCAGACCCACAACTCCCTCGACCTCGCCGACGCCTGCCTCGACCGGCTCACCGAACTGCCGCCCGGCCCGATCAACCAGCGGCTGCCCAAGGTCCTGAAGGCGCCCGAGGGGCACACCTACGCATGGACCGAGAACCCCCTCGGCATCAACGGCTACTACCTCGTGAGCAAGGGCGAGAAGACCCCGTACCGGCTCAAGCTCCGCTCCGCCTCGTACAACAACATCCAGGCGCTGGTGGAACTGCTTCCGGGCACGCTGGTGGCGGACATGGTGGCGATCCTGGGGTCAATGTTCTTCGTGGTCGGGGACATCGACAAGTAG
- the folK gene encoding 2-amino-4-hydroxy-6-hydroxymethyldihydropteridine diphosphokinase → MTAFFAGGHSDPTVQPVPASVVEQVDAADTTLHNPRRAVISLGSNLGNRLENLQGAIDAMEDTPGVRIKAVSPVYETEPWGVEPGSQPSYFNAVVVLKTTLPPSSLLERAQAVEEAFHRVRDERWGPRTLDVDIVAYADVVTDDPVLTLPHPRAHERAFVLAPWYDVEPGAQLPGRGAVADLLGTLTREGVTPRADLELRLPE, encoded by the coding sequence ATGACCGCGTTCTTCGCCGGGGGTCACAGCGACCCGACCGTACAGCCGGTACCCGCTTCCGTCGTCGAGCAGGTCGACGCCGCCGACACCACCCTGCACAACCCGCGGCGCGCCGTGATCTCCCTCGGCTCCAACCTCGGCAACCGCCTGGAGAACCTCCAGGGCGCCATCGACGCGATGGAGGACACCCCGGGCGTCCGTATCAAGGCCGTCTCGCCGGTCTACGAGACCGAGCCGTGGGGCGTCGAGCCCGGCAGCCAGCCCTCCTACTTCAACGCGGTCGTGGTCCTGAAGACCACGCTGCCCCCGTCCTCCCTGCTGGAGCGGGCTCAGGCGGTCGAGGAGGCCTTCCACCGCGTCCGCGACGAGCGTTGGGGCCCGCGCACGCTGGACGTCGACATCGTCGCATACGCCGATGTCGTCACCGACGACCCTGTCCTCACCCTCCCCCACCCGCGCGCGCACGAGCGGGCCTTCGTCCTCGCCCCCTGGTACGACGTGGAGCCCGGCGCCCAGCTCCCCGGCCGCGGCGCGGTCGCCGACCTGCTGGGCACGCTGACCCGCGAAGGCGTCACTCCCCGCGCGGACCTGGAACTCCGGCTGCCCGAGTAG
- the hpt gene encoding hypoxanthine phosphoribosyltransferase, whose protein sequence is MRVDAKDMGADLQQVLITKEEIDAKLAELAAKIDAEYAGKDLLIVGVLKGAVMVMADLARALSTPVTMDWMAVSSYGAGTQSSGVVRILKDLDTDIKGKHVLIVEDIIDSGLTLSWLLSNLGSREPESLKVCTLLRKPDAAKVAIDVEWVGFDIPNEFVVGYGLDYAEKYRNLPFVGTLAPHVYGG, encoded by the coding sequence ATGCGGGTGGACGCGAAAGACATGGGTGCCGACCTCCAGCAGGTGCTCATCACCAAGGAAGAGATCGACGCGAAGCTGGCCGAGCTGGCCGCGAAGATCGATGCGGAGTACGCGGGCAAGGACCTGCTCATCGTCGGCGTGCTCAAGGGCGCGGTGATGGTCATGGCGGACCTCGCCCGGGCGCTGTCCACCCCCGTCACGATGGACTGGATGGCCGTGTCCTCCTACGGCGCGGGCACCCAGTCCTCCGGCGTGGTGCGGATCCTCAAGGACCTCGACACCGACATCAAGGGCAAGCACGTCCTGATCGTCGAGGACATCATCGACTCCGGACTGACCCTGTCCTGGCTGCTGTCCAACCTCGGCTCCCGCGAGCCCGAGTCGCTCAAGGTCTGCACCCTGCTGCGCAAGCCGGACGCCGCCAAGGTCGCCATCGACGTCGAGTGGGTCGGCTTCGACATCCCCAACGAGTTCGTCGTCGGCTACGGCCTCGACTACGCCGAGAAGTACCGCAACCTCCCGTTCGTCGGTACGCTCGCGCCCCACGTCTACGGCGGCTGA
- the folP gene encoding dihydropteroate synthase has translation MSKQSGRGRVAGLPEWDRCAVMGVVNVTPDSFSDGGRWFDTTAAVKHGLALVAEGADLVDVGGESTRPGATRVDEDEELKRVIPVVRGLASEGVTVSVDTMRASVAEQSLAAGAALVNDVSGGLADPAMIPVVAEAGAPFVVMHWRGFLAGGNVKGVYDDVVTEVVDELHARVEAVLAGGIAPDRVVVDPGLGFSKDAEHDLVLLAHLDRLLALGHPLLVAASRKRFLGRVLAGPEAAPPPARERDAATAAVSALAAHAGAWAVRVHEVRATADAVRVARAVEGARGTEHAPGARTHERGAHSPEGAR, from the coding sequence ATGAGCAAGCAGAGCGGACGCGGGCGCGTGGCAGGCCTTCCTGAATGGGACCGCTGCGCGGTCATGGGAGTCGTGAACGTGACCCCCGACTCCTTCTCCGACGGCGGCCGCTGGTTCGACACGACCGCCGCCGTCAAGCACGGCCTCGCCCTGGTCGCGGAGGGCGCCGACCTGGTCGACGTCGGCGGCGAGTCCACCCGCCCCGGCGCCACCCGCGTCGACGAGGACGAGGAACTCAAGCGCGTCATCCCCGTCGTCCGCGGCCTCGCCTCCGAGGGCGTCACCGTCTCCGTCGACACCATGCGCGCGTCCGTCGCCGAACAGTCCCTCGCGGCCGGCGCGGCCCTGGTCAACGACGTCAGCGGCGGCCTCGCGGACCCCGCGATGATCCCGGTCGTCGCCGAGGCCGGCGCCCCCTTCGTCGTGATGCACTGGCGCGGCTTCCTGGCGGGCGGCAACGTCAAGGGCGTCTACGACGACGTCGTCACCGAGGTCGTCGACGAACTGCACGCACGCGTGGAGGCCGTTCTGGCGGGCGGCATCGCCCCCGACCGCGTCGTCGTCGACCCGGGTCTCGGCTTCTCCAAGGACGCCGAGCACGACCTCGTCCTCCTCGCCCACCTCGACCGGCTGCTCGCTCTCGGCCACCCGCTGCTCGTCGCCGCCTCCCGCAAGCGATTCCTCGGCCGGGTCCTGGCGGGCCCGGAGGCCGCGCCGCCGCCCGCGCGCGAGCGCGACGCAGCCACGGCCGCCGTCTCCGCGCTCGCGGCGCACGCCGGCGCATGGGCGGTGCGCGTGCACGAGGTGCGCGCGACGGCGGACGCGGTACGGGTCGCACGCGCCGTAGAGGGAGCGCGCGGAACAGAACACGCGCCGGGCGCGCGCACCCACGAGCGGGGTGCGCACTCCCCCGAAGGAGCCCGGTGA